From Arachis hypogaea cultivar Tifrunner chromosome 3, arahy.Tifrunner.gnm2.J5K5, whole genome shotgun sequence:
TCTAAAATCTCCTCTATATAATCTCTGTTATGTGTTCTCTGTATAATCTCTTTTGTTATGTGTTCTTTTTGCTGATTTATTGCAGTTTATAGTTTATCCTTCTCTGTTTTTTGCTGCTTTTGCTGATTTATTATGTATTCTTTTGTATTTGATTtaatctttttttgttttctgaattttCTCTTTGTATCTGAAGTTGAGCTAGAATCTAGTGTTTCTGTATTAAATCTTAATTTAGTGTTTCTATATTAAATCTTGCTGTTTATGTACAGGATGGATAGTTTTAGCTCCACTCCTATCGTGGATTGATATAATATAGGTAAACCAAGGTCtaaaattccaattccttggaaCTGAGATGAATACGGGCGATTTAGGAgtttagttaattattttttacttatgtcaaatttttatttaatatatggtATTCTTGTTTTTTATGTATGTTAACATATTCATGTTTGTGTTGTTTTAATAGAAAACATGGAGTTATTTGTTGGAAGTTGTATTCTGACAATGGAAAATTATTTGATGTTGAAGACTCTATTTTATGACTTTTTCTTAGAATGGAAGTTGTATTTCAAGATTTTGTTTTATCGACTATGATTTGTTATTTTGTATTTCCACTTGTAATCTTGGATAAGATATATTTATGTGTTGTAAtaatggtttttttatttttaaaaaacttttccCTACAATTTCCATATAAATGTTCAATATAGGGATATGGGGAATGGAGCCCCCGGGGAACACTGGGAACGGGGATGGGGGCAATTATCACCCCCCCCTTCCCCCCGGCGGGGACGAGGAGCAAATCTGGGGGCAGGGGCGGGGAGGCATCCCCCGCCtcgccccattgacatccctacatACTACACAATCAAACTTGTATGGTTTGAAATTGGTTTGGACACAAGCTTAGATCGTCATTGGGTAAATCAGCACATGGGCACCGTTGTCCCATGAATAGCATGTGAATCATTTGATTTGGTCCAAAATTTGTACAAACAATGTTCTTCAATTCTTGTTGCAATCTTGCACTCTAGTTTGCTGCGCCTTGTGGGTCAGAGTCTGGTCATTTATGACATGATCCAGATTCTAAAATTCCCTACAATTTGTTTCTATttgattcttctttttttttttctctctctcgaGGAACAGAGAAAAGGAAACGTTGAATGGAAAAAATGGTCCGTTGCTTGGTGTATGATGGGGAAAACTGTGTACCGAATCTTCAACAGTTTGTGGTTGGTTGTGCAGATTATCAAGCTCAGACCATGTGCTCTAGCAGTATAACTCAAGTGATACAACAGTTGGAACagttttttttaaaggaaaagtTAGAACTTAGAATAGGTAGCTATAGAGCTAACAATCAGTCAGTGAGTTACTTAAGACTCAGGTCAAACCATTATCAATTAACCATATACATGAAGCTTCTACCAGAGATTAAGTGACAGATTCATAATAGTATCAAATTGTATACAGCAGGTATCaggaaaaatacaaataaaaatacaataCCCAAACATTTGCATACAGCAACAGCATGCCTATAAACCAAAGATAATCACCAACTTAACATATTAAGAGCAAAAGAAGGCTGGAATATTTTACCTGATGCTAGTTGAACATTTTGTTCTGCTGTAGGTTCACTTGTTCCTGCTCCCATGTCAAAAAGTTCAACTTTCTTATTACCAAGGGTATTCAGGTACCTATCAATCATCCATATAATAGTATAAATCCTCCATTCAAATAACCAAAAGGATTATGGTACTTTTGGATGAACATAAATACTGTAAAGGGAAAAGAGATAATATTTTGAGTTATTGATGGTAATGAGCACACGAAAATGGTATTAACCATACTATCTGTTCTAAGACCTACGTGCCTTTACACAGAagagttattttattttaactgcAGAAATAGAAATATGAGGTGTCAGCTTACGATTTTCTCAGAGCCACGTATGAATTTAGTTCCTTGATCTGCAAACAAAGAAGGGACCATTGTAAGCAAACATAAAGAATCAGCAGTTCTAGTGCAACAAGAAGCAATGACATAATTTATGAATGAGCATGAGAACAACCAAATCTACCCCACCCTAGATCATCATGAAAAAGCCTGAGACCCACATTTAGCAATGCAAATCATTTACAAAGatgtgaaaagaaaaatattgccACATTCATAATACTTTGAGGTTGAAGATATTGTACCCCTTCCAAAACGTGAGCATCCAAAATAGAAAGGTTTTCGGCACTAACCATTGATTGCTTTTCATCATTAAGTTGCTTGTTCACTTCTGGGGGATTTTTTCCCTCTTCATCTTTAATTTCTCGATCAAACTCCTTTATCAACCTGTAATAAAAACATAAGGCTTCATACTCCAGAAAGTTGGGTATGCATTGATAAAGGAAATAGCAAACTACAGCAGATCACATTAAAATGTCTTCACCACTTGTGCCTACCAACAGAAAagtgaattgaaaaataaaaaatctggaAAGCACCTAATTATAAGGATAACAAAGGAAGAGAATTTTCACAACAAAAATGGAGCTTCTACAAGACCTATGTTACATACCctggagagagagagaatgctgaGTCAGCAGCAAAGGCAgccaaaaaaggaaagaaaataatccTTTTACCTTATCATTATtctagaagaagcaataaagaaaAGGTTGGAATAATAGGGCATGAGAAATGTGTAATCATAAGTGACAATAATTGATGATTGGATTAGTCAGATGAGAGAATCAGGGACGCGTAATCGTAGGAATTGAATGCtaattatgataattaatttgagGGAAGGCAATAAAAGGAGGAGCTGATTAGGTGAGAGGTAGGAAAAGACTTGGAAAGGCCTAGGCTAGGAGAGAAGAGGACTCTCGAAATTCCTCTATTATCTTTTAATGTTCTATTGTATTTCTGTATTTCCATTAAAATAAATACCAGTGTAACAACTGGTATCAGAGCACCGATCATAGGTGTTCTGTGCATGGTTTCCACGCGAGTTGCCATGGAGTCGAGGTTGGAAGTCTTGGAGAAGCAAATGGAGGAGATGAGGGAGGCCCAGAATCGTTCACTGGAAGCTCAAAACCGATCATTTGAACTCTTATCCACCAACTTGCTGAGACAGGTAAGGGAAATGCTTTCGCAACACCATGACCAGGGATGAAACGGGGCAGGAGGGAGAAACGGGGGAGATGGAGAAGGTTCAGAAGGCAGAGGCGGCAACAATAACGAAGGTGAAACAGAACAGAGGAGATTTGAGCCTACTAGGAAGTTTGACATTCCCATCTTCTCGGGAGATGATGCAAATGGCTGGCTGGTGAAGATGGAAAGATATTTTCGTGTCACCCAGGTGGCTCTGGCAGAAAGGATAGACTTTGTCACTCTTGCTTTGGAGGGAGAGGCTCTCGCATGGATGGAGTGGTGGGAAGAATACACACCATTTCAGACATGGAGACGATTCAAGGAGGACTTATTGAAACGTTTTCAACCTGGAGCTGCTCTCAACCCCATGGCTCCGTTACTAGAGGTGAAACAGGTGGAGGACGTTGCTCAGTATAGGCAAGAGTTTGAGGCTGCAGCTCGAACGCAGAGAAACCTGGGAACAGAGGCTCTCATGTGCATCTTTGTCAATGGACTCAAAGGAAATTCAGGCAGAATTGGAGGTGGCTCAGTTCAATAATTTACCAGCTTTAATGGATAGAGCCATGGCTATTGAATGGAGAAATCAAGCATGGAAGGAGACCGGGGTTGACCCTAACGGCAAGAGGGTGGAGGGGTTGCCGGAAGGGAGCGGATCAGGCGGATCTGGTTCGGTGGGAGCTagatttggatttttcaaaaattctagttTGGCAAAGTACAACACTCACGACGGCAGCGAATCGAGGGGCGAGATTGTATCCAATAGAAACAGAGGCACCCCTACTCCTCGTACAGGAGGCAGCAGCGCTTCTCATTCGCAGACGACTCGTAACAGCGGCACACGACGGCTCTCGAACGAAAAGTGGGCAGAGAGACAGAGGAAAGGGTAGTGCTTCAGATGTGGAGAGAAGTGGGGATCTGATCATAGGTGCTCCATGAAGCACTATCAAATCATACTCCTAGGAGAAGATGCAGAAGGAGACGTAGGGATGAACCAAGAGGCCCATGCAGGGGAACCTGAACGGGAAGAGCTGCAGGGGAACCTGAACGGGAAGAGCTGCAACTGTCATCATACAGCTGCAATTCAAGAAGCCTTTCCTTCCGTCCACCTTGAGGACAAGGTGATGCTTCAAGGGGAAGGTATTGTTACATAccctggagagagagagagagagagagagagagagagagagagagagagagagagaatgctgaGTCAGCAGCAAAGGCAgccaaaaaaggaaagaaaataatccTTTTACCTTATCATTATTCTAGaagaaacaataaagaaaaggttgGAATAATAGGGCAGGAGAAATGTGTAATCATAAGTGACAATAATTGATGATTGGATTAGTCAGATGAGAGAATCAGGGAGGCGTAATCGCAGGAGTTGAATGCTAATTATGATAATTTGAGGGAAGGCAATAAAAGGAGGAGCTGATTAGGTGAGAGGTAGGAAAAGACTTGAAAAGGCCTAGGCTAGGAGAGAAGAGGACTCTCGAAATTCCTCTATTATGTTTTACTGTTCTATTGTATTTCTGTATTTCCATTAAAATAAATACCAGTGTAACAACGTACAAGCAGAAGCCTCTGTGTGCTGCTCTTATTATACAACATTCGACCCCTGGATACTGCAATGGACGGTAAAATTCCTAGGCAGAAATTTTCTTTATgataattagttattaacaaAGTAAAAAGATTTCTGCAAGTCAATTCATGAGGAAAAGTAAACCAGTAAAGTCAATATGAAAGGAACCTACATTTTTCTTCTTACTCAACTCAAAGTTGCAGTTGCCACTAAGATATAGCAAGATTACAAGTTTACAACCACAGAAATGCTTAACTAACCTTTTACACTCCACCATCTTATCCTTGAGTTCTTCCAGCTGCTTGCTTTGTCTATTGGAATCTTTAATCTTATCAAGCCTTTGGAAGCCATTTCTGGAtgttaaatgaaaatattttattactaTATAGGAATACTTGAAAAGATTATAGATCTATTGAACTTTATTTATTTCACTTCAGCAAGAATTAGTAACTGCGAAAGTGGCTACAGCAAAGGATACACAAGAAAGCAGAGATAATTACAAATAAATACATTGCTTGAACAAAGACAAATAAAGGAAGGATAACATAACAGCCTTCGAGaaatactttacttgcataactATGGTCAACAACATTAATTAACACCAACAATAACATCAGCAGGTTTGAAGGCCACATTAAGGCAATTTCCCCTAATATGTTTGTTATGTGTGCTCTATATAAGGGCAATATGATGCCATTTGATCCACGAAGAAGATCTGATCTAGTGGGATAAGACTTCATAGTTGTTAGGTATGTTATATGTGGGGCAAATTTAGAATCAATAGCACATCTGTTTTTTGTATAATCTAATGGCTGTTTTTTCTTATTGAATACTTTGTTAGTTTATTTAGTACCTTTGATGATTGCTGGGTGTGCCTTACAACTTTAGATTAATTTCTCTTTATTGGGTTCTGATCTGGGGAGTAGGAAAGAAGCAAAATATCTGTGCAATGTGCAGTATATGCCACCATTTGGAATATTTGATTAGAGAACCATTTATGTACCTTCAATCACAGATTTTGAGATAAGCAAGTTTTATGGGATAGAATTAGACATACGGCCACTATTTTTTGTAAAGCTCATGATCTATCCAGAGCACTTCTCCTCTCAAACATGTTGAGAGATTGGAAAGCTACATTCATAGAtagctttttcttttgtttgctttTTTGCTCCGTAAGGAGGACCTCTTATCCTTCCATTTGCTTTATTATTCTTCCCACTATCTTAGTGATGTTAttcttttatcaaaaataaataaataaataatagccTCCAGCCCATCACTGCAAAAGAGGCAACCCAAATGATCATACTAAATCTCAAGAGATCATTGTTTTAACAGAAAAGATCTATGTCATATGGGAATACCAAAGCACCTAGAggaaaacataataataaattaaataaacctAAAAATGATTGATCGATATACACTTGTGCTGTTAACTGGAAATGCAACTATAAGGTTAAGGAAGCTTTTCAAATAATGAATTTTATACATcacattcattttttatttatatacttGTGCATTTAAAACCAATTATTCTCTTCAGATAGATTGGGAACTAAAAACTGCAAAAAAAGTCTACTAGACTCCTGACCAACATCAATAGCCTTTTTCCGTGGGAGGAGAAGGAGGCAATATTAGCGTCCTGATCAacatgaatagcttcttttttgGGAGAGAAAAGAATATAGTATTAATAAAGATAAGGATACTATTACATAGAGATTAGAGGACAAGAAGTCAAAAATGGAATTGCATATCTTAATATCAAACAGTAACGGAATAGCTTGTCCtgctaaaataaaaaacagaaatatcTCACAAAATCTAGTGGCTCTCAAGACATAGCTTCTTCTAGTAGCACCACTATCCTCCCATGCTCATTTCACTAAGCATAACATAACTTGTGTACAATGAGCTACCTCAATAAATACAGAACTGGCCATCACTACACCGCTTCAAACCATACAATTCCTAAATTCACAAATATCATTAAGCCTATAAACCTTAAACATACAAATACAAGCACAGGACCAAGTCAGAAAATTTTCAACATTATCCCCTTTGCTCACTCCAATTTCAAGAATCACTGCCctaactaaatcaataagatgctaAACGAGTATGATTCACATCCCAAAATTGGCAACAAGTTTAACTTGCACCCTCTAACATTATATACGAGCAGAGGTGAAAATTTTTCGAACACAAAAACATTGCATAACTGAATCTGAAGAGGTAGTAAAATTAAGTTACATACGCCAGGAATCGAAAGTTATCGCGGATTTCGCCGAGGATCTGCTCCACCTGAGGGCTCATCTGCAAGCTGGTGGCCATTGCTGCCGG
This genomic window contains:
- the LOC112790590 gene encoding novel plant SNARE 13 isoform X1, with amino-acid sequence MATSLQMSPQVEQILGEIRDNFRFLANGFQRLDKIKDSNRQSKQLEELKDKMVECKRLIKEFDREIKDEEGKNPPEVNKQLNDEKQSMVSAENLSILDAHVLEGIKELNSYVALRKSYLNTLGNKKVELFDMGAGTSEPTAEQNVQLASEMSNQELINAGMKQMDETDQAIERSKQVVHQTIEVGTQTATTLKGQTEQMGRIVNELDSIQFSIKKASQLVKEIGRQVATDKCIMLLLVLIVCGVIAIIVVKIVNPHNKDIRDIPGLAPPAPSRRLLYLRTEHFD